The Sphingomonas alpina genome has a segment encoding these proteins:
- a CDS encoding N-acyl-D-amino-acid deacylase family protein produces MNRIARVLAVATILTSACGAAPARQSVDLLIRGGTIYTGSDAPFVGDVAISGDHIQIVAAHADVTAKRVIDATGMVVAPGFIDPHTHMGDALASANPATRLIPPFLMQGVTTAFIGNDGGGSPDIAKVLGSVAAKPVGINFAAYVGFGAVRTKVVGAADRAPTTAELAQMKSLTATAMCQGAMGLSTGLFYAPQSFSKTDEVVALAAEAGRHGGIYDSHIRDESSYTVGLAAAIDEAITIGREGKLPVHISHIKALGVDVQGQAAAIIAKVEAARRAGQDVTADQYPWSASGTSLTASLIPLWAQDGGRPALLKRFDDPKLAEKLRTGMTETLRKRGGAASLLITAGQFKGRTLADIAKARKEDPLAAAIAVIRIGDPAVASFNQIEPDIAAFMKQPWVMTGSDASTGHPRVYATYARKYAKYVAADKVLTLREFIERSSTLTADTFHLEGRGHLKPGAFADVVVFDPKSYAPRATYEQPTLLAVGVRTVLVNGVVAVDNGVLTKRAAGRALPRKPTPGSCS; encoded by the coding sequence ATGAACCGCATCGCGCGCGTCCTGGCTGTAGCGACCATCCTGACGAGCGCGTGCGGCGCTGCACCGGCGCGGCAAAGCGTCGACCTGCTGATCCGCGGCGGCACTATCTATACCGGATCGGACGCGCCGTTCGTCGGCGATGTCGCGATCAGTGGCGACCACATCCAGATCGTTGCCGCCCATGCCGATGTCACCGCCAAACGTGTGATCGACGCCACCGGGATGGTGGTAGCGCCGGGCTTTATCGATCCGCACACCCATATGGGCGACGCGCTTGCCTCCGCAAATCCCGCGACCCGCCTGATCCCGCCTTTCCTGATGCAGGGCGTGACCACCGCTTTCATCGGCAATGACGGTGGCGGTTCCCCGGATATCGCCAAGGTGCTGGGCAGTGTCGCGGCAAAGCCGGTCGGGATCAATTTCGCCGCCTATGTCGGGTTTGGCGCTGTTCGGACGAAAGTGGTCGGCGCCGCTGACCGTGCCCCCACCACCGCCGAATTGGCGCAGATGAAGTCGCTGACCGCGACCGCGATGTGCCAGGGTGCGATGGGCCTGTCGACTGGCCTGTTCTATGCGCCGCAAAGCTTCTCCAAGACCGATGAAGTGGTCGCGCTGGCCGCCGAAGCCGGCCGGCATGGCGGCATCTATGACAGCCATATCCGCGATGAATCGAGCTATACTGTCGGCCTTGCCGCCGCGATCGACGAAGCGATCACGATCGGGCGCGAGGGCAAGCTGCCGGTGCATATCTCGCACATCAAGGCGCTGGGCGTGGACGTGCAGGGCCAGGCGGCCGCGATCATCGCCAAGGTCGAGGCCGCGCGCCGCGCCGGGCAGGACGTCACCGCCGACCAATATCCCTGGTCCGCATCGGGCACGAGCCTGACCGCATCGCTGATCCCGCTCTGGGCGCAGGATGGCGGGCGCCCGGCGCTGCTCAAGCGCTTCGACGATCCCAAGCTTGCCGAGAAGCTACGCACCGGCATGACCGAGACCTTGCGCAAGCGTGGCGGCGCGGCATCGCTGCTGATCACCGCCGGCCAGTTCAAGGGCCGCACGCTGGCCGACATCGCAAAGGCTCGCAAGGAGGACCCGCTCGCCGCCGCCATCGCGGTGATCCGCATCGGCGATCCAGCGGTCGCCTCGTTCAACCAGATCGAGCCCGACATCGCCGCCTTCATGAAGCAACCCTGGGTGATGACCGGATCGGATGCCTCGACCGGCCATCCGCGCGTCTATGCGACCTATGCGCGCAAATACGCCAAGTACGTCGCCGCCGATAAGGTGCTGACCCTGCGCGAATTCATCGAGCGGAGCTCGACGCTGACCGCCGATACTTTCCATCTTGAGGGACGCGGGCATTTGAAGCCCGGCGCGTTCGCCGATGTGGTGGTATTCGACCCCAAAAGCTACGCGCCGCGCGCGACCTATGAGCAGCCGACGCTGCTGGCGGTCGGGGTGCGCACCGTGCTGGTCAATGGCGTGGTCGCGGTCGACAATGGCGTTCTGACGAAGCGCGCCGCCGGACGGGCCCTGCCGCGCAAACCGACCCCAGGCAGCTGTTCTTGA